The Juglans regia cultivar Chandler chromosome 10, Walnut 2.0, whole genome shotgun sequence genome includes the window acaaagtcGTGAAATCAACGTAAAATTGAGCTAATTCTTGCCATATCTCGAAGAACATAAAACTACAAATCGCGAAATTTGATGGCCTCAGTTCCTTGGTTGGCCAGTAGTCCGGTCCGACTCTAGCCAGGCATGATATTATTGTCACTTAGCAGTAATTTGTCCGGTGTGGCATGTTAACTTGACCGGTGCTGGACCCATGCAGCCACACCGGACAAGTTTAGATCGAACCCCACCACCGCTAGCTAGCTACCAGGTTCCTTGAGCGGCTGGCACTCTTCATCCTTACGATTACGAACCCGCGTAGCCCCCCTCTTCATGTGCTACCTGACACTCTCCTCTATTATCATCCTTCCAAACAAACCCAACTCTTCTCTCTTCCTGtcgtcatctctctctctctctcttcctataTAATAGACAAACATTCACAGACACACATACATACTCCCTCTCTATCTCTTGATCTCCACCACCTCCTCTTCTCTCCCATGGTTTCAATCTTCAGACCATGCCTTTCATTCCCAAGTTCCACTTCTCCCTCTCAAGGTCACCCTCTGCTTCTCTTATTGATCATGAGTTGTTATTGTTAATTGTTCTTCTCCTCCTTTATCTTTTCATCATAAAGACTCGGAATACAATTTGTATTGATATTTGTGAATTCATTAATcgaattgaattatatatatattgtaaaatatatttatatatgaggaTCATTACTTTATCATATTTTCTAAAGTTCGTTCTTCTAATTAACGTGGTTGCAGAATTATGGGACTGTTCATTTCCAAGGATTCCTCTAACGGCAACAGCGAGAGCGACAACAACGAGGATGACAACCCTATCTCCAACTCCGTCGAATGCTACGCCTGCACCCAAGTCGGGGCGCCGGTGTTCCACTCCACCAGCTGTGACCGCGCCCACCAGCCCGAGTGGGAGGCCTCTGCCGGCTCGTACCTAGTCCCCATCCGGAACCGTCCCGACAGTAAGAAATCGACCAAGAGACCGGGGCCGTTGCGGCGAGTGCTGGACCCGCGCACCAAGCGCGTGCAGCGGTGGAACCGGGCGTTCCTGCTTGCGCGTGGCATGTCCCTGGCGGTGGACCCGCTGTTCTTCTATGCGCTGTCTATCGGGAGAGGTGGGGCCCCATGTCTCTACATGGACGGCGGGCTGGCGGGGATGGTGACGGTGCTCCGGACGTGTGTGGACGCGGTGCATCTGTGCCACATCTGGCTCCAGTTCCGGCTGGCGTACGTGTCGAGAGAGTCGCTGGTGGTCGGGTGCGGGAAGCTCGTGTGGGATGCACGTGCGATCGCTTCCCACTACGTGCACTCCATCAAGGGCTTTTGGTTCGACGCTTTCGTTATACTCCCAGTTCCTCAGGTTAGCAATAAACCCTGGTATTGATCATGTTTCCCTTGAAGCACTGTAATTCTCCCCTGCTTTCtctgtttttgttctttctaagatagtttctctcttttctccccctCTCATGTTGCTCTTTTTCTTTGTCTTGCAGGCTGTATTTTGGCTAGTAGTACCGAAATTAATAAGAGAGGAGCAGATGAAAGTTATAATGACAATACTTCTAGTTATTTTCTTGTTCCAATTCCTCCCTAAGGTCTACCACAGCATTTACTTGATGAGAAGAATGCAGAAGGTCACTGGTTACATCTTTGGCACCATTTGGTGGGGTTTTGGCCTCAATCTCATTGCCTACTTCATTGCCTCTCACGTAAGCCTTCTTTAatgaaaaaggaatcaaatTTTACTATGTTTTCCGCGTGAAGAATGTgtattaatataacttttctttAGAGTCTAGTTTGTCTTTTTgggtgtatatataatatatatcatatcagCAGGTTGCTGGAGGATGCTGGTATGTTCTTGCGATACAACGTGTAGCAGCATGCCTGCGACAAGAGTGTGACAGAAGAAACTGCAATCTCTCGTTGTCTTGCTCAGAGGAGGTTTGTTACCAGTTTCTCTTACGGACAAGCACAGTAGGAAGTCCATGTGCTGGCAACTCAACAGCGATGGTCAGAAAGCCATTGTGCTTAGATGTTCATGGCCCCTTCAATTATGGGATCTACCATTGGGCTCTTCCAGTTATTTCTAGCAATTCTGTGGCTGTTAAGATCCTTTATCCCATTTTTTGGGGCTTAATGACCCTCAGGTAATATTATAAAAGAttctgcacttttttttttccttttactttttatctttcacAAAACTCAAAAGGTTTGGTGCGTACGGTAACTCCTCAAAAATATATACTGCTTTTaggatatataaattttatgttttctttttttgaaaaatgtgagattcatgaaaaaaatatttttctacggGGATGCTATAACTTatccattattttaaaaaatattatgtgatggttatatattttgtaaaattgtaaatattatttattttttaatatcgaatattactatatataatgtgtgtAAGGGTGgacagttattttaaaaaagaataattaaaagaaaaattaagtcAATCCGGTTAAAAAGTCAAACCGGTTCTGTCTCAATTCATGCTCTGTTCGCCGGTCGTCAGCTTGAGATAAGAATCCCAACTCTTGGGTTTCTGTGATTGGCTATTCATGACATAAGCTCCAGCGTGTGAATGTCCTTCTCGTAGCTGTTCTCTAAAATTGTGTTTTCAAgatcaatttcattttcaatctAAAAAGTGATAAAACCTAGGTGGAAATTTTCTGCACAAACAGACATTCACTTGATATTCGTTTTGTCTGAGCATCAACTCTTACTACATTTGCAGCACCTTTGGCAATGATCTTGAGCCTACAAGCCAATGGCTAGAAGTAATTTTCTGCATAATCACTGTGCTTAGCGGGCTGATGCTCTTCACTCTGTTAATAGGAAATATCCAGGTGTGTacataattaatttcatttcttggGCATACATACAAACTTTGAGAATTACTTGCATACATGGAATGGTCTAACATGTATAGTCTAACAAAGACCCCCTCCTATTGCTACTGTCAAGGTATTCTTGCATTCGGTCATggcgaagaagagaaaaatgcaGCTGAGATGCCGAGACATGGAATGGTGGATGAGGCGGAGACAGTTGCCATCTCGTTTGAGACAGAGGGTTCGCCATTACGAACGCCAAAGATGGACAACTATGGGAGGAGAAGATGAGATGGGAATGATCAAAGATCTTCCCCAAGGGCTTCGAAGGGACATTAAGCGCTATCTTTGCTTAGACCTCATAAAGAAGGTATTGAAAATTGTCTCTCTCTTCTATCAAACATATATCTCTTGATGAACTTCTCTTTCTGATCTTTAGGTTCCTCTCTTCCACAACTTGGATGATCTTATTCTTGACAACATCTGCGACAGGGTCAAGCCTCTGGTCTTCTCTAGAGACGAAAAGGtgcataaaaatcatacacTTCAAATACAACTTAATCAACAGTACCTTATCACAAACTACCATAAATTTAACAAGCTAAAAGgatatttgatattttcatgAAACAGATAATCAGAGAAGGTGATCCCGTGCTAAGGATAATGTTTATCGTTCGTGGACGTGTAAAACGCAGCCAAAACTTGAGCAAAGGCGTGGTTGCCACTAGTACACTCGAGCCCGGAGGCTTTCTGGGCGACGAGCTCCTCTCCTATTGCCTCCGCCGCCCATTTGTAGACCGGCTTCCAGCCTCGTCTGCAACATTTATCTGCATAGAATCTACAGAAGCTTTTGGGCTTGATGCTGTGCATCTGAGATACATCACGGATCACTTTCGATACAAATTTGCCAACGAGAGACTGAAGCGAACAGCAAGATATTACTCGTCAAATTGGCGAACATGGGCTGCTGTTATTATACAGTTAGGTTGGCGCAGGTGCAGGATGAGAAGAAGGGGTCCGGTGATTCCTGCTGCTACTGGAAATGGAAGTAGTGAGCATAGGCTTCTGCAGTATGCTGCAATGTTCATGTCAATAAGACCACACGACCATCTAGAATAAGTTCGTGTTTGCTTTTGAAATTAATCTAGTATCCCTGTATTTAGATCTCACGCTTCACCACTCAATTAACAAATTGATTAgtcatttgttatataataatttgataaataatcaaatacataaaataataaaattgccTAATACCAATTTTGGTTACAAAGGGAAACCCTTTGAAGATCTCTTCAAAAGTAAAATCTTTCCGGATAGTcaaattcagaaaaatcaattttattaggtgaaaatcaattacaagtaatttctcaattataaaacttttgtaaCTAGACTCTCTTACTTGTCCAAACAAACGACGTTTGTCTTCTAACACAGTAGCAGCCAGAATCTCTGGCGATTTTCAACCTATCAACTTCCTTCCTggaactccagtggctgaaCTCAGTCACTTCAACTCCGACTCGGACTATGCACGCACtcaaagagagaaaggaaaaaacaatagaaaatcaTTCGCAAGAATTCTCATAGTCAAGCGCTTAGATCTATCTCCAATCTCCAAGCTCTAAGAAATAATTGATCAAAGATCACTTCCCTCAGTCGAAAtccttatttaaataatatgccCAGTATTTGATCTGTAGTAAGACTCTGTTGACGGATTAAGTCTGTTAGAAATTTAATGCACAATAGGACTCTGCTGACGAGAGGACTCTGCTGGAAATGAGTCTGCTGACGCGTCTGTTGACACCTAGCACTAAGTCTTCTCAGTAGATACAGTTTCCATTCAACTGATTAATTCCAGATTTCTTGAACTTTGGATACACACTTTCTCGACTTATTTAAACATTATCTAATAAcgatttaatttaaattaaatattcttagataaaaataagatatttacattcatccaactCAATAATGTACCAAGTTAAACAAATCTCTATCGTCTtagtcatctaatcctagccaaTCACTTTTAcatttatagttttaatttttttgtttttcacccTTTTTGGGTCCATACAATCCATGACCAGTTAATAAAATTGCgttgaatgttaaaaaaatattgagttagAAATTCCCCATGAGTATAGCTCACAATAAGCTTTTTATGTTGCTAATTTTAAGATTCTGTTTAGAtgtaaaaatcatctcaattcatctcaaattaattattaatagaatctattatttttttaacttttcatacaAAGTTAAACATATCTTAACCTATTTAgattcaaacacattttaatgggatcaacaaaattattcacagatcaactcaaatcatctgagatcatctcaacatccaaacgcaacctaagtcCTTAAGACTTTAATCCATGtttatttccaagaaaataatgttatcaaatcatctgaaatttATCACAAAGACGAAAAGgataaggcctcgtttggttacgcagttcaaatgagatgttttgttgaaagttgaataaaatattattataatataatttttttttttagatttaaaaattttgaattatttattatattttacgtgatagtttgaaaaaattgtaatgattatatgaaataagaagagatagtttgattttatgTAAACAAAACCAGCCctaaagaaaatttttagtttCGACCTTCatcttttgtgtttttcatACACCCGTTTATTTTGAACAAAAAGTAGAGGAGCATTTTATATTCACGTGGTGAGAGTTcctttaattcaaataattatttttaaattaaatagtttGTAATCCTTTTACATCTACATTTATCACACATGATATATACAATGAATTAAAAACGTTTCACATATGATTAATTAgtgtaattaattagaattaaaacctaatcattttaataatagtgTTTAGCATTTGATTAAGCCACGGGATCTTGCTTTCCAATCAGGGAAGGATTACTTTTAATTTTCTACGAGCAATTtttcacaataaatatttttcacaagTCAACCCAGCGCCTTTATGTGGGATGCTGGGAAAGTCTAGTTTCTTTTACTAGAAATGGAATGCCAGATGTGAATTTGCCAGGACCATGTATCAGAGAATTGTGGCGAATCCAACTTCATGACATGATCAACATTGACCGAATCTTCTTTGTGATCTCAGAATTGCAAGAGGTACTCCAGAAACTTGTAATGTTTGCAAGGAAATCTTGATACTCCAAAAACTTccttgagattttcttttgttttcattaagTTGAATGCACCATTCATTTACTGCCATTCTTGGTTGATGGTTATCTCAAATGCTAGTCAGTGCTTTTCAACTTTGGGAAAATGCGTTTGACATAATTCACGaccatcttatttaattatgtcATACCttggttttaagtttttttcccTACAACAGTTCTTGATTTTGTTCCTCTAATTTTCCTGCCAGTTCGAACATtttttagttgagttgagtcTACTCATCGTCTTTTtaatcatcatcctctcattatCTCATGATGTGCAATTAAATGTTTGGAAAACTATTTGATATGTTTCTCTTGTCTACCAATCATTTGATGCCACATTAAGGGATGTTAAGAGGATGATGGTCAAAAGCTTGATGAATAACATATTTCTGTGTAGTTAGCTGCTTTTCTGTATCTGCTCTAAAGAACTTTTTCGCCCTTGTTCACAGAAATCCAATCAGATGTACCGACCATATGTGGAAGTTTCGAGGAATTGCTGCAGACAAATTAAGAAGGGTTATGAAAGAATTTGCAGTCCCCAGTACTATCTCTCTTTCACCAATGGTGATGAAGGGAATAAACCACAGTTGGAAGAACGTGTTGTAGTCCAAATGGACACAGAAAGTCCCATAATCTACCAGAAGACCTGTCTTGATCATTGTTTTGATAAACCTTTACAAGTACGTAATTCATGATTTTTGCATATAGATTTAtacatttttgtttattaacaAGAAAAAATCCAAGTTGGAGATCATCTAGACTCACTAAAATCTTTTGATTGGACAGGTTACTGGAGATGTGCGTGTTATATTCTaccaaaaaaatgtttggagggCGTCTGTTCTATTGTTGCTTCAATACAGCTTTTATTAGGAATGGTTTGTTACAGGTACTTTTGTTGTCTTCTATAATAAGAAGAGAATGTCAATCTAACCTTAGAACTTCTGGCAACTCCTTTGAATTATAGCATTGCACCAATTTCACTAAATGCTTGCGTGGCTTGTACCAGAACTAGTTTAGGATTTTAGgaatattcattataataagtttaCTAGTTTGAGAAATACTCAGACAATGGAATcactttaaattaatttctcagATTCAGAATCGTGTGATATATATCCATTcaccaaaaatcaaatcattgATTTGTTTGTGCTTAGTCTGGTTATCTTAGGCTTTCTGAATCATTGCAGCTCACTTTGAGGGATCTGGATAAAGTTGGGAAAAATGGAAGATCGATATGTGTCCCTGCTTTCTGCTTGGAGTTGCTATTTGGTCCTGCTAATGCAAAGCAGCCATTAAGGATTCCATCTGAAGATGATGCTGAATTTGATAACTTGTTCTGAAATCTTAGCACATGTTTTGCATGAAGAGATTACATTGAGTCATTTGtcatttaaacatatattttttcttgtaagaTCTTCTCACACGATGTGCCATTTTTACAAGTACATCCAGTCTTACATACAACAGTACTATAGACCACCCTATTCGCCTTGCCGTCTAATTTTTCATTGGCAGGAGGCAGTGGGAATAAGAGGAATTTTTTGTAATTCGGTATAAGAGAGCATATTGCAGAAAATGAGATTGATCTGATTCCTGCATGTcttgttatatattatgtttgattTATTAGCAGTTGATTCTTTTGATGCAATTCATTAGTTTAAAGAGACTCCaattataatattgattaatcCTCTTGAGATATAAAAACCAATGGGATTTGAACATTATTATCATATCCCACCAACAGGTCAATAGTAAAAGATGCTGTTCGAGGATCAGGGGCTCCATGAAAgcaaaaatatagaatatagtgGTGTTGATGTTGGCCCGAGGAGCGGGGGGTGGCGGTGATGGCGGTGGCCAAAAAACAGGTGTGAGAGGACGCATGACTTGTGAGAATTTGAGTATATATGGCATCCATGGTCCCTGAAGCATGTAAACCTTGTTTTTAAGTGCAAAAATAACATCAAAGTACATCTTCTGTGGAATATTGGAGGCATAAAAACGGGGGACGGGCTATGTTTCACAATGGAAAAAACGTTACTACTTTTCATTCATCTTGTCTGTCATTCTCAGTCGCATCAACTTATGCAATGCGTTTAAGAAGTTTCATgaagttaaataaaatcattttaacatGTCATCAATTGGTGTCAAGATAACAAAATCTAGATAAAAATAACATTCCtcgtgaaaaagaaaaatcatatataagatCAGTTCTAAAAACTGTGAGTTTGGGGAGACAACCACAATCTTTCACAATACTTTCATCTATGATACAAAGCTCAGCTAAATCGAATTTCGTTTAGCAGTATCAGTCCATGCAAATCATTCATAAGGAATCATGCAAGTCCACTCACATTATGGAAAGTTAGAACTGAGAAGACATGTAAGATACAAAATCCCCATGGCTTAGAAAAGCGGGCAGAAAAAGCTCCTACTACAGTTGCCCCGATCTATCTTCAGAAAAATCACCTGGGCTCTCTCTCTACTTATtttggaggaagaggaggacTATTAATCAGACATCTCTGCCGTGGGGGACGCCTTGTCCTCTTTCCCCATCCCGCCAGGCTTCTTTCCTCAAATCCCGGCTCTGTACAACTAGGTTGCTGAACCTGGGGCAGGCATGCTGAAGTTTCAATAGAAGAGGGATGTGGAACTCCTGAACGCCTCCTTCCCCTTCCACTACTACTCTTACTGGGATTTCTGTGTGCTAAACATGACTGCCAAGTGCCACCAGTTGCCTTAATCAACCCTTCAATTGTCTGAAGATCCTCGGTCATCTCATTCCTCGAAAGAGATGTAAGACTAGGAAGTATATCTCTTTGGAAGTCTTTTCGCTGCCTCCCTCTCCTTGTTTGACCTCTCCTAGGCCTTCTTGGCAATGTATTTTCATCTTTTGGGTTTTCCAAAATCTGAGGCTTATAACAGTAGTCCTTTACCTTGCTTTCTGTCAAATTTAATGTCATTAACTCGAAGTAATCTACCCCATCAGGAATAAGCTCCTCTCGAAAGGATTTGTCCTTCAACATTGAAACTTCTACAACCTCATTCTCAATATCACCCTTATATGAAGAGATTATATCTGCAAGCCTATAAAGGGAATCAGCGAGTGAAGCTTCTGACTGGGGACGAGTGGCATGTTCTTGAAGATTCTCCGCAGCGTGGCCTGGAAGACCACACACATGAGATGACGAGATGGCAACTAAAGTGTCTGCTGCCACCATGACCTCACGAGTCACCCTGGATTCATCGTGTAATGAGTCAAAAGGTTCTCTAGTTATGCTTTCTGCAGATCCTTCCACAGGCGCAGAACCTATTTCTTTCTCAATGCCAATGCGTGCCTCCAAATCTATCTTAGTTGCAATTGGAGAAGAGGGTGTAGATGGAACGTCTTCATCAGTTACACAAATATTCAAGTCAATCTTATGTCTTAAAGCAGCATTCTGGTTAACCCATCCCTCTGGTACAATTCGATCTTCAACTTTACATGGCACTTCAGATTTGGGTGACATGGGATCATGAGCCAGATCAGTTGTAACTAATCCAGCTTTTACAGGGTTTCCATGATCAATGCCAGAAGCAACAGGACCATGTTGTGAGGAGGCGTTATGATAAGGAAGGTCCTTCGGTACATGAGGCTTGTCCATAATGGGAAACCCAagaatccttgcattgcttgaGTAGTCACCTATTTCAATTTTCCCATGCTCACCATCATCAGCACGAGTTGCTGGCAAGGAGTCCTGAACAAAACTCTGAGACGGACCCTCTCTCATTTGAGTTTTGTTGACAACCTGCAGAGAATGGTTTTGCCAAGAACTCAAATTCGTCTGATCAGAGCCTCCCCCTTCTCTCGAATATTTGCCATTAGAATTTGGTATTGGTCTTGGCCAAGAGCACGCTCCCTGTGAATTCTCCCTGTTCTTTAGCCAATCAACTGACACGTGACTTTTTTGACAATTTAATGGATTATTTAGAGAGACTGcatccatcttaatttcttTTGCAGAGTTCACATCCATGATACAGCCCGAACCCTTAGGGTATTCTTGAGGTTCATGTTGCTGAAATTGTTCAAAACTAAAATGACGGTCACTGATATCATTCAGAAAGCCAAAGCGAACTGATGGGAGGTGGCCTTGTGATTCCTTGGACTCTGactgggaaccaaggtggacaTCACTTTGGTGGGATACTTCAGCTCTTGAATCTGGAATTGATCTTGAATAATTATCTTTCAGCAACTCCCCAATTACCTTAGGACTCGACTGAGAAGAGGTATTTCCATGAGTTGATACTAAGAATTGCCTCAAGCTGCCTGGAGGTTTTGTCCCAGCTGAAATAGGAAATGACTCAGAGTTGGACACATCAGATTTAGGAACTAGTGGCGTCCCCAGACCAAGTGGATGTGAAGCCACAACAGATGCATCATTATTTATGTCAGCAATTTCTACACCAAAAATTGTCCTCTTTATATGTTGCTGAATCTTATGCTGATCAGAAAGAAAACACGGTGCAGGGTCATGAGCTTTCGGACTTTCAACTTGTGATGATTCACAAACCTTGGGAAAATCTTCAGGTCGAAAAACTCCACAGAAAGAACTTCTGCTCCTAGTTTTACCTGAAATGGGAGACATATATACCATTAGTCCAAATTCAATAATCCTGGAACATGACGTGCTCCTTTAGTTAAGGAAAAACCCATGCATCCAATATTTTCAATCAAATTGACAATGAACATGACATGCATTTGAACATAATTTCCTGTCAAAGAACATTTAGCTGTCATTAAATCAACTTGCTCAATAAGATAAACCATTCAACTTAAAgttctcttttatatatttaatgactTTCCCCGCGGCTGGAGACTTAAAAGAGCATGACAATTTGAAATTAACTTTTCCACATTATTACTATCGTAAAGACATAAGCATGcaagttgtgaagatttatcTTCTAACcagatatattaattttgaagcACCTTCCTAAAATACAAATGAATATGGGCAAAAAACCCTTTGCTCTCTCTTGGAAAAATAATGATCATTTTTCAGTAGATTTTTGTGTATCTCAGTTTTCTGAGTGTCCCTTTGCCTTATTATTCAGAGTTCCCTTTcattcaacaaaaataattaaaaactcaGAGTCCCCTTTCTTCTGTTGTTCTATCCAATAtaagtgggttttttttttttttttgtctgtttGGTTATTGACGTGGAGAACCTGTTAgttccttttgttttcagttgaaaagaataaaattgggTATTATAAGAAGTATTCACTAATTCGAAAAAGAATTAAGAAGCTTCTAAATAAGGTGAAATATACTTTAAAAGtcaaatatatgcatatatttgtACTAGTTTAAAACATCATAGCAAATTCCAAATaacattagtatataataagCCCTTACCAGCTTCAAAAGGATAAGATAACCAATCTTGTTGCCGAGTTTCATTCTCAAAACGCAGATTGCTAACTGCTTCATCCCTTTtattatgcatattttgtgaaaattccTTTCCCAACAATTTGAAGCTTGAATATGCACTTGCAGATAAATTCAGTCTCTGCATCTCGTCTTTGGGGTGGTAATTATTGTCAATAATGGCCGAAGCAGATGCTTCCTCCGCCTGGATGGTTTCATTTGGATCCATTGGAGAAGTTTTCCTCAAATGCAAAGTGGAACCCAAAGCATCAGCATTATTCCCAAGGCAAATAGATAACTTTTCATCCCTCTTAAAAGCAATATCATCAGTCCTGCTAGGAGGATAACTATGCACGCCTGAGACTTCAGAAAATCCTCGCTGTTCCACATCTTTGTTGATGAATTCATCAGTTGGAATTTC containing:
- the LOC108991534 gene encoding cyclic nucleotide-gated ion channel 2-like; the encoded protein is MPFIPKFHFSLSRIMGLFISKDSSNGNSESDNNEDDNPISNSVECYACTQVGAPVFHSTSCDRAHQPEWEASAGSYLVPIRNRPDSKKSTKRPGPLRRVLDPRTKRVQRWNRAFLLARGMSLAVDPLFFYALSIGRGGAPCLYMDGGLAGMVTVLRTCVDAVHLCHIWLQFRLAYVSRESLVVGCGKLVWDARAIASHYVHSIKGFWFDAFVILPVPQAVFWLVVPKLIREEQMKVIMTILLVIFLFQFLPKVYHSIYLMRRMQKVTGYIFGTIWWGFGLNLIAYFIASHVAGGCWYVLAIQRVAACLRQECDRRNCNLSLSCSEEVCYQFLLRTSTVGSPCAGNSTAMVRKPLCLDVHGPFNYGIYHWALPVISSNSVAVKILYPIFWGLMTLSTFGNDLEPTSQWLEVIFCIITVLSGLMLFTLLIGNIQVFLHSVMAKKRKMQLRCRDMEWWMRRRQLPSRLRQRVRHYERQRWTTMGGEDEMGMIKDLPQGLRRDIKRYLCLDLIKKVPLFHNLDDLILDNICDRVKPLVFSRDEKIIREGDPVLRIMFIVRGRVKRSQNLSKGVVATSTLEPGGFLGDELLSYCLRRPFVDRLPASSATFICIESTEAFGLDAVHLRYITDHFRYKFANERLKRTARYYSSNWRTWAAVIIQLGWRRCRMRRRGPVIPAATGNGSSEHRLLQYAAMFMSIRPHDHLE
- the LOC118349589 gene encoding phosphatidylinositol 3,4,5-trisphosphate 3-phosphatase and protein-tyrosine-phosphatase PTEN1-like, which codes for MPDVNLPGPCIRELWRIQLHDMINIDRIFFVISELQEKSNQMYRPYVEVSRNCCRQIKKGYERICSPQYYLSFTNGDEGNKPQLEERVVVQMDTESPIIYQKTCLDHCFDKPLQLTLRDLDKVGKNGRSICVPAFCLELLFGPANAKQPLRIPSEDDAEFDNLF
- the LOC108991532 gene encoding uncharacterized protein LOC108991532 isoform X2, which produces MGTEVQSKMYLQGYYPLRGLNNNAGKGAWLLHQEQKTMRSGRYQDIFLTRPDMDGYEEYEKELLRQTILKHETIFRNQLHELHRLYKLQRDLMKNIRGNEPHKHLISAWKSQSSNVFPSEDDKKRWQMPTLSLMDSSYGIPSASDVDSIQTHFNSVKGMIMQSNCGHTQSAARWKDCESLEPKSSQLQRRFFDLEIPTDEFINKDVEQRGFSEVSGVHSYPPSRTDDIAFKRDEKLSICLGNNADALGSTLHLRKTSPMDPNETIQAEEASASAIIDNNYHPKDEMQRLNLSASAYSSFKLLGKEFSQNMHNKRDEAVSNLRFENETRQQDWLSYPFEAGKTRSRSSFCGVFRPEDFPKVCESSQVESPKAHDPAPCFLSDQHKIQQHIKRTIFGVEIADINNDASVVASHPLGLGTPLVPKSDVSNSESFPISAGTKPPGSLRQFLVSTHGNTSSQSSPKVIGELLKDNYSRSIPDSRAEVSHQSDVHLGSQSESKESQGHLPSVRFGFLNDISDRHFSFEQFQQHEPQEYPKGSGCIMDVNSAKEIKMDAVSLNNPLNCQKSHVSVDWLKNRENSQGACSWPRPIPNSNGKYSREGGGSDQTNLSSWQNHSLQVVNKTQMREGPSQSFVQDSLPATRADDGEHGKIEIGDYSSNARILGFPIMDKPHVPKDLPYHNASSQHGPVASGIDHGNPVKAGLVTTDLAHDPMSPKSEVPCKVEDRIVPEGWVNQNAALRHKIDLNICVTDEDVPSTPSSPIATKIDLEARIGIEKEIGSAPVEGSAESITREPFDSLHDESRVTREVMVAADTLVAISSSHVCGLPGHAAENLQEHATRPQSEASLADSLYRLADIISSYKGDIENEVVEVSMLKDKSFREELIPDGVDYFELMTLNLTESKVKDYCYKPQILENPKDENTLPRRPRRGQTRRGRQRKDFQRDILPSLTSLSRNEMTEDLQTIEGLIKATGGTWQSCLAHRNPSKSSSGRGRRRSGVPHPSSIETSACLPQVQQPSCTEPGFEERSLAGWGKRTRRPPRQRCLINSPPLPPK
- the LOC108991532 gene encoding uncharacterized protein LOC108991532 isoform X1, whose protein sequence is MEMGTEVQSKMYLQGYYPLRGLNNNAGKGAWLLHQEQKTMRSGRYQDIFLTRPDMDGYEEYEKELLRQTILKHETIFRNQLHELHRLYKLQRDLMKNIRGNEPHKHLISAWKSQSSNVFPSEDDKKRWQMPTLSLMDSSYGIPSASDVDSIQTHFNSVKGMIMQSNCGHTQSAARWKDCESLEPKSSQLQRRFFDLEIPTDEFINKDVEQRGFSEVSGVHSYPPSRTDDIAFKRDEKLSICLGNNADALGSTLHLRKTSPMDPNETIQAEEASASAIIDNNYHPKDEMQRLNLSASAYSSFKLLGKEFSQNMHNKRDEAVSNLRFENETRQQDWLSYPFEAGKTRSRSSFCGVFRPEDFPKVCESSQVESPKAHDPAPCFLSDQHKIQQHIKRTIFGVEIADINNDASVVASHPLGLGTPLVPKSDVSNSESFPISAGTKPPGSLRQFLVSTHGNTSSQSSPKVIGELLKDNYSRSIPDSRAEVSHQSDVHLGSQSESKESQGHLPSVRFGFLNDISDRHFSFEQFQQHEPQEYPKGSGCIMDVNSAKEIKMDAVSLNNPLNCQKSHVSVDWLKNRENSQGACSWPRPIPNSNGKYSREGGGSDQTNLSSWQNHSLQVVNKTQMREGPSQSFVQDSLPATRADDGEHGKIEIGDYSSNARILGFPIMDKPHVPKDLPYHNASSQHGPVASGIDHGNPVKAGLVTTDLAHDPMSPKSEVPCKVEDRIVPEGWVNQNAALRHKIDLNICVTDEDVPSTPSSPIATKIDLEARIGIEKEIGSAPVEGSAESITREPFDSLHDESRVTREVMVAADTLVAISSSHVCGLPGHAAENLQEHATRPQSEASLADSLYRLADIISSYKGDIENEVVEVSMLKDKSFREELIPDGVDYFELMTLNLTESKVKDYCYKPQILENPKDENTLPRRPRRGQTRRGRQRKDFQRDILPSLTSLSRNEMTEDLQTIEGLIKATGGTWQSCLAHRNPSKSSSGRGRRRSGVPHPSSIETSACLPQVQQPSCTEPGFEERSLAGWGKRTRRPPRQRCLINSPPLPPK